A single Panicum virgatum strain AP13 unplaced genomic scaffold, P.virgatum_v5 scaffold_183, whole genome shotgun sequence DNA region contains:
- the LOC120693861 gene encoding zinc finger protein 579-like translates to MATGRSREAAGPARCRRHPKHRHAAGVCPFCLRDRLSRLSAAAASGPARSGATASASPSSASSPCSSWEETVAPSSAQAPRPRRGSLGLLLRQEGREAAALAAGRRAEQEQEQQQDERTARRGGNFWARLQQQLHHGGWHRKDGCSAAAEKQGAPAPAAAPHRRAPVV, encoded by the coding sequence ATGGCGACGGGCAGgtcgagggaggcggcgggcccCGCGCGGTGCCGGCGGCACCCGAAGCACCGGCACGCGGCGGGCGTGTGCCCGTTCTGCCTGCGGGACCGCCTGTcgcgcctctccgccgccgccgcctccggccccGCGCGCTCCGGCGCCACCGCGtccgcgtcgccgtcgtcggcatCCTCCCCGTGCTCATCGTGGGAGGAGACCGTCGCGCCGTCGTCAGCCCAggccccgcggccgcgccgcgggaGCCTGGGCCTGCTGCTGCGGCAGGAGggccgggaggcggcggcgctggccgcgggccgccgcgcggagcaggagcaggagcagcagcaggacgaGAGGACGGCCAGGAGGGGCGGCAACTTCTGGGCgcggctgcagcagcagctccacCACGGGGGCTGGCACCGGAAGGACGGGTGCTCAGCGGCCGCGGAGAAGCAgggcgcccccgcccccgccgccgcgccgcacagGCGGGCGCCGGTGGTCTGA